Sequence from the Rhodothermia bacterium genome:
GGCTTAACCGTATTACCAGCGCATGTGGACTTGGCAAAGTTTGATGCTTATATCGCCAATGCCAGAAACCACATTTTCTTGCTGCAAAAGGTATTGCACCATGTACGCGGGAATTATGATTTTATATTATTGGATTGTCCTCCCGCGCTTTCACTTGTCATGCTAAATGCCTTTGTCGCAGCCGATGCCTACGTCGTACCGATCACACCCAACGCTTTGGCTTTCGAGGCCATGAAAACATTCTTCAAGGAGTTGGAAACTTGGCGAGCAAAATACCATGTACAAGCCAAGCGGTTGGGTATTCTACGGACAATGGTGGACGCCCGATCTAACCATGCGCGAAAAATATTACAACGCCTTCAAGACAGTTTTGGAGACGATCTTTTTGAGACCGAGATCAAGATGAATGTCCGGTTGGCGGAAGCGCCAGAATCGGGTAAAAGTATCTTAGAGTACGACGGTTCCAGTGCTGGTGCACGGTCGTATTGGGCATTCAGCAAGGAATTTTTGAGCCGTTTAGGGCAGAACAAAAGCGAAGATACCATCATTGCAGGAAATGCCTTGCCTCTTGCCGGAGACAGACAACCTGTTTCGGGGATTAGGACAGGTATTTTTGAATTAAACAAAGGGTCTTATGTTCCTATTCGTGTAGAGGAAGAAAAGGCGGTGTAATTTTGGGCATAGTGCATTCGTAGAAATTGGGGTTCCCATTCGGGGAAAGTATGGCTCATTGTTCAGGATCACGAACAATGGGCCGTTTTCTTTTTAGCAAAAACCAAATTGCAACCTTATCACATTTGGCTCGTCATTTCCCTATCTTATAGGATCAGATTGATGTCCTAAAACCCCACGAAAATGATTCATCTGAATATACTTGACGTCGCCATCCTGCTTTTTTGCATTTATCAGGGTTATAAAGGTTATACAAAGGGCGCTATTAAAACCATTATTCCATTAATTTACTGGGTCGTCGCTTTTTTTGGAGCTGTATTTTTGATGCGGCAATTGGGAGATCTCTTTTTTGTCAAAGTGCTTGGTTTTAGTGTGATGCTATCCTCCATCTTATCTTTTGCTTTGATCATCGTGGTGGCCGTTTGGGGGTATAGGAAAGTATTAGATTTTTTAGAAGATGTCGTTGGTGGCTCCATCACTCTGGCCAATCATCTCATTGGCATGGTGGCAGGGGCGCTTAAAGGCTTTTTTCTGGCGAGTATGATTCTCATAACTTCATCAAACATCGGTATTCCAAGCCAAAACACCCGAAATTCATCTTCTCTATATGGCGACACCACCAATTTCTCGGTTCGGATGCTAAAATACGTTAGCCTTGTATGGCCACAGGCCGAGGGATTTGCCGAAAAGTTTAAGACCAATGTCTCCAAATAGTGTTTTGAAGATGGTAAGTACATAGAGGTGTATCGTGATTCCCGTTTCATTAACCTTAGAAAACTTTTTAAGTTACCGTAAACCCGAAGAGCCGCTTAATTTTGAGGGTTTTCAGGTTGCTTGTCTTTCCGGTGGTAATGGCCAAGGGAAATCCGCCTTATTGGATGCCATTACGTGGGTACTTTGGGGAGAAGGCCGTAAGAGCCAAGGAACCGTTAAGCCAGATGAGCAACTCATGCGCAGCGGGGCGTCCGAAATGAGCGTCACCCTTGTTTTTGATCTGGAAGGCGCACGCTTTAGGGTGAAACGCTATTTCGGAAAGTCAGGATCGCGCAAAACCCAAAAATCCAATCTTGAATTTCAAATTTTTGATGCCGAGAAAGGCGCTTTTGTCACCCAAACCGGCGCAAGGATCAAAGACACCCAATTAGCACTAAACCAACAACTCGGACTTAATTACGAAACGTTTATTAATGCCTCTTTTTTGCTTCAAGGGCGTTCGGATCAGTTTACCAAACAAGCCCCAACCGAGCGAAAGCGGATTCTGGCGGACATTTTAAACCTTCAGCGCTACGACAAACTAAAAGAACGGGCCTCGGAAAAGGCCAAAAACGCCCGAAATGCGTTGGAAGTTGCCGAGATGCGGCTACAACAATTAGAAGCACAAACAAAAGACTTGTCAAGTTGGATAGAAGCGCGAGACCAAGCCATACTTGCCCTAACCGATCAGGAGAAAGTCCTACATTCCCTCAACAAAAAAGAGCAACTTTGTTTAAACCAACTGGGCGAATTAGACCTAAAAGCCCACGAAATCAAGACCGAAGAAAGACTCCTCGTTCAATTAAACCAACAAGCTACCTTGGCCGGGGATCGCAGACAGACGTTGGTACAACTGATAGCCGAAGCCGAAAAGCTGTTGTTGGCAGAACCACACATCCTCTCGGCATACGAAACCTATAAAACGTTGACCAAGGAGCAAGAGGAACTGCAACACAAAAGCGAATTGGCACGCAGTTTAGAAGAGCAGCAAAGGAGTACAGAGAACGAGATTCAAAAATTAAAAACGGATGCCGAACAACAGTTGGCCTATTTCAAGCAAACCTTACACCACATCAATACACAACTTGCAGAAGAAGGCGCACGCATCCTACGTGAGCCAGAAGTACTAAACGCATTTAAAGAGGCGCAGGCCGCCAGTGCGAGATGGGAGGAAATGCGATCAATACGCGACCATGTAAAAGCCCTGACACAAGAACATATACGCATTTCGCAAGAATTGACGCTGAAAGAAAGAAGCCTGACGGCGGATAAAGAGCGCATTGCCCATGAAATTGCAAACCTCACATTACTTGCAGAAAAAACCGCCATTGCGAAGAAGCAACTTGAGGAAGCCCAAACAGCCCATTTATTGCTCCAAAACAAAACAATGGCTTTAAACGAGTTGCGAACACAAGGGCAGGTGCAGAAAGCAGAGATGAACGCCGAGAAGGCC
This genomic interval carries:
- a CDS encoding ParA family protein: MNKFTPLATTFADGPTIVRQQQGATIVAIANLKGGVGKTTTAVNLAAALAIRSRVLLVDLDSQASASLSLGIGRRQQTPSVLDVMMNYAPFGRAIRSTTIPGLTVLPAHVDLAKFDAYIANARNHIFLLQKVLHHVRGNYDFILLDCPPALSLVMLNAFVAADAYVVPITPNALAFEAMKTFFKELETWRAKYHVQAKRLGILRTMVDARSNHARKILQRLQDSFGDDLFETEIKMNVRLAEAPESGKSILEYDGSSAGARSYWAFSKEFLSRLGQNKSEDTIIAGNALPLAGDRQPVSGIRTGIFELNKGSYVPIRVEEEKAV
- a CDS encoding CvpA family protein codes for the protein MIHLNILDVAILLFCIYQGYKGYTKGAIKTIIPLIYWVVAFFGAVFLMRQLGDLFFVKVLGFSVMLSSILSFALIIVVAVWGYRKVLDFLEDVVGGSITLANHLIGMVAGALKGFFLASMILITSSNIGIPSQNTRNSSSLYGDTTNFSVRMLKYVSLVWPQAEGFAEKFKTNVSK